A stretch of the Photobacterium toruni genome encodes the following:
- the sdhD gene encoding succinate dehydrogenase, hydrophobic membrane anchor protein, translating to MVTNISSVGRNGIHDFILVRVTAIILTLYTLYLVGFFTFGPEITFVSWQAFFGQLSTKVFTLLALGSILIHAWIGLWQVLTDYIKPAALRACLQFVIVAILFIYLFSGFFIVWGV from the coding sequence ATGGTAACCAATATCTCTTCTGTTGGGCGTAATGGTATACATGATTTTATCTTAGTGCGTGTTACCGCCATTATTTTAACGTTATATACCCTTTATTTAGTGGGCTTTTTTACTTTTGGTCCCGAAATAACGTTTGTTTCTTGGCAAGCCTTTTTTGGACAGCTCTCAACGAAAGTTTTTACCTTATTGGCATTAGGATCTATTTTAATTCATGCGTGGATTGGCTTATGGCAAGTACTTACCGATTACATTAAACCAGCAGCATTAAGAGCTTGTTTGCAATTTGTTATTGTTGCCATTTTATTTATTTACCTATTTTCAGGTTTCTTTATTGTGTGGGGTGTGTAG
- a CDS encoding succinate dehydrogenase iron-sulfur subunit yields MKLNFSIYRYNPDVDDAPYMKDYQLDVPDGSDMMVLDALILLKEQDASLSFRRSCREGVCGSDGINMNGKNGLACITPLSALINSSAIIIRPLPGLPMIRDLIIDMEQFYSNYSKVKPFLIDDATIPPARENLQAPEDRAQLDGLYECIMCACCSTACPSFWWNPDKFIGPAGLLAAYRWLIDSRDTATDERLSDLDDAFSVFRCHGIMNCVNVCPKGLNPTKAIGHIKSMLLKRAV; encoded by the coding sequence ATGAAACTGAATTTTTCAATTTACCGTTACAATCCAGATGTTGATGATGCTCCGTATATGAAAGATTATCAGCTTGATGTACCTGATGGCTCAGATATGATGGTACTTGATGCTCTAATTTTACTTAAAGAACAAGATGCTAGTTTATCTTTTCGTCGCTCTTGCCGTGAAGGAGTGTGTGGATCAGATGGCATTAACATGAATGGTAAAAATGGCTTAGCGTGTATTACGCCATTATCCGCTTTAATCAATTCTAGTGCGATTATTATTCGTCCGTTACCTGGGTTGCCCATGATACGTGATTTGATTATTGATATGGAACAGTTCTATAGTAACTACTCAAAAGTAAAGCCTTTTTTAATTGATGATGCGACAATACCGCCCGCACGCGAAAACCTACAAGCACCCGAAGATCGTGCGCAATTAGATGGTCTATACGAATGTATTATGTGTGCTTGTTGTTCAACTGCGTGTCCATCCTTTTGGTGGAATCCTGATAAGTTTATTGGCCCTGCCGGCTTACTAGCGGCCTATCGATGGTTAATTGATAGCCGTGATACTGCAACCGATGAACGATTATCGGATCTCGATGATGCATTTAGTGTTTTTCGTTGTCATGGCATAATGAACTGTGTAAATGTTTGTCCTAAGGGATTAAATCCGACAAAAGCGATTGGACACATAAAATCAATGCTGCTTAAACGAGCAGTTTAA
- a CDS encoding citrate synthase: MADKNATLHIEGKAPIELPIIEGSEGQDVIDVRKLGANGFFTFDPGFLATASCESQITYIDGDKGILLHRGFPIDQLANNADYLEVCYVLLYGEVPTRAEYEQFRTTVTRHTMVHEQIASFFHGFRRDAHPMAIMCGVVGALSAFYHDSLDINNDLHREITAFRLLSKMPTLASMCHKYTTGQPFIYPRNDLDYAENFLHMMFATPCEEYEVSPVVSRAMDKIFTLHADHEQNASTSTVRLAGSSGANPFACIAAGIASLWGPAHGGANEACLKMLEEIGSVENIPEFIERAKDKDDPFRLMGFGHRVYKNYDPRATVMREACHEVLEELKIDDPLLDVAMELERIALSDEYFVSKKLYPNVDFYSGIILKAIGIPVSMFTVIFAMSRVIGWIAHWNEMHSDPTNRIGRPRQLYTGYSQREFKPLHERE; this comes from the coding sequence ATGGCAGATAAGAACGCTACTCTTCATATAGAAGGGAAAGCACCTATCGAACTGCCGATTATCGAGGGCTCAGAGGGCCAAGATGTAATCGATGTGCGAAAACTCGGCGCAAACGGTTTTTTTACATTTGATCCAGGTTTTCTAGCGACAGCCTCATGTGAATCTCAAATCACGTATATTGATGGCGATAAAGGAATTCTGTTACATCGTGGCTTTCCTATCGATCAATTAGCGAATAATGCTGATTACTTAGAAGTCTGTTACGTTCTGCTTTATGGTGAAGTCCCTACACGCGCTGAGTATGAACAATTTCGTACCACCGTTACTCGTCACACCATGGTGCATGAGCAAATCGCAAGTTTCTTCCATGGTTTTCGTCGTGATGCCCACCCAATGGCAATTATGTGTGGTGTCGTCGGGGCTTTATCAGCGTTCTACCATGATTCATTAGATATCAATAATGATCTTCACCGTGAAATAACTGCATTTAGGTTGTTATCTAAAATGCCGACGTTGGCCTCAATGTGTCATAAATACACCACCGGTCAGCCTTTTATTTATCCTCGTAATGATCTTGATTACGCTGAAAACTTCCTGCATATGATGTTTGCGACACCATGTGAAGAATATGAAGTTAGCCCTGTTGTTTCACGTGCAATGGATAAAATTTTCACCCTTCATGCTGATCACGAACAAAATGCATCAACCTCAACTGTTCGTTTAGCAGGCTCATCAGGTGCTAACCCATTTGCTTGTATTGCGGCTGGTATTGCTTCACTTTGGGGACCTGCCCACGGTGGTGCAAATGAAGCGTGCCTGAAAATGCTCGAGGAAATTGGTAGCGTAGAAAATATCCCTGAATTTATTGAACGCGCTAAAGATAAAGATGATCCATTCCGCTTAATGGGCTTTGGCCATCGGGTATATAAAAACTATGATCCACGAGCAACAGTGATGCGCGAAGCCTGCCACGAAGTGCTTGAAGAGCTGAAGATTGACGATCCATTGCTTGATGTTGCAATGGAACTTGAGCGTATTGCATTATCAGATGAATACTTTGTTAGTAAGAAGCTATATCCAAATGTTGATTTCTACTCGGGTATTATTCTTAAAGCGATCGGTATTCCTGTCTCAATGTTTACGGTGATTTTTGCAATGTCACGTGTTATCGGCTGGATTGCACATTGGAATGAAATGCACAGCGATCCAACAAACCGAATTGGTCGTCCTCGTCAGCTTTATACCGGTTATTCACAACGAGAATTTAAACCTCTCCATGAACGTGAGTAA
- the odhB gene encoding 2-oxoglutarate dehydrogenase complex dihydrolipoyllysine-residue succinyltransferase, whose translation MTIEILVPDLPESVADATVATWHKQPGDTVMRDEVLVDIETDKVVLEVPAPEDGILEAIFEIEGTTVLTKQLIGKIKVNAVAGEPTLDVLADAESSPNKRNTASLNEENSEVLSPAVRRLLGEHGIAAEKIKGTGVGGRITREDVDAYLKNIVTVPSVTKRVESNIEHELPLAHRSEKRVPMTRLRKRVAERLLEAKNSTAMLTTFNEVNMKPIMDLRKQYKDVFEQRHGIRLGFMSFYVKAVVEALKRYPEVNASIDGDDIVYHNFFDISIAVSTPRGLVTPVLRDCDKLSLAEIEKGIRDLAIKGRDGKLTVDDLIGGNFTITNGGVFGSLMSTPIINPPQAAILGMHKIQDRPMAVNGQVEILPMMYLALSYDHRLVDGRESVGYLVTIKELLEDPTRLLLDV comes from the coding sequence ATGACAATCGAAATTCTGGTTCCTGATCTTCCGGAATCTGTTGCTGATGCAACTGTAGCCACATGGCACAAACAACCCGGTGACACAGTGATGCGTGATGAGGTCTTGGTTGATATTGAAACTGATAAAGTTGTACTTGAAGTTCCTGCTCCTGAAGATGGCATATTAGAAGCTATTTTTGAAATTGAAGGGACAACAGTATTAACCAAACAGCTGATTGGAAAAATTAAAGTTAATGCAGTTGCTGGTGAACCTACATTAGATGTATTAGCTGATGCTGAATCATCGCCAAATAAACGTAATACAGCATCATTAAACGAAGAAAATAGCGAGGTATTAAGTCCTGCGGTACGTCGTTTATTAGGTGAGCATGGTATTGCGGCTGAAAAAATCAAGGGAACAGGTGTTGGCGGACGTATTACTCGTGAAGATGTTGATGCTTACTTAAAAAATATTGTTACAGTTCCTTCGGTAACTAAGCGCGTTGAATCTAATATTGAGCACGAATTACCTTTAGCACATCGTAGTGAAAAACGTGTACCGATGACACGGTTACGCAAACGTGTTGCTGAGCGCCTATTAGAAGCAAAAAACAGTACCGCCATGTTAACAACATTTAATGAAGTTAATATGAAGCCAATTATGGATCTGCGTAAGCAATATAAAGATGTGTTTGAACAACGCCATGGTATTCGTCTTGGGTTTATGTCGTTTTATGTAAAAGCGGTTGTTGAAGCATTAAAGCGTTACCCTGAGGTAAATGCATCGATTGATGGCGATGATATTGTCTATCACAATTTCTTTGATATTAGTATTGCTGTCTCAACACCACGCGGTTTAGTTACCCCTGTGTTACGAGATTGTGATAAGTTAAGTTTAGCGGAGATTGAAAAAGGCATTCGTGACTTAGCTATTAAAGGCCGCGATGGCAAGTTAACTGTTGATGATCTTATTGGTGGTAATTTTACTATCACTAATGGTGGTGTTTTTGGATCATTAATGTCGACACCGATTATTAATCCACCACAAGCTGCAATCTTAGGTATGCATAAGATCCAAGATCGTCCTATGGCGGTTAATGGGCAGGTTGAAATTTTACCAATGATGTACCTTGCGCTGTCTTATGATCATCGTTTAGTGGATGGTCGCGAGTCAGTGGGTTATTTAGTGACAATTAAAGAGTTACTGGAAGACCCAACACGTTTATTACTTGACGTCTAA
- a CDS encoding DUF2517 family protein, translated as MYTQFSVANIIFRRIYTVLLGFVCFPVLLCIPINKRTRFTSYMYRCWSQTSTKPLWLSRLEHSIPRR; from the coding sequence ATGTATACTCAATTTTCAGTGGCGAATATCATTTTTCGTCGTATTTATACGGTTTTATTAGGATTTGTTTGTTTTCCTGTGCTGCTTTGTATTCCTATTAATAAACGTACACGATTTACAAGTTATATGTACCGTTGTTGGTCACAGACGAGCACGAAACCATTATGGTTATCACGACTTGAACATAGCATTCCACGTCGTTAG
- a CDS encoding Nif3-like dinuclear metal center hexameric protein — MNNLKLEALLNDFLSPQLIKDYCPNGLQVEGKAEITKVITGVTACQALIDRAITEHADAILVHHGFFWKGEAAEIRGMKYRRIKALIENGINLYAYHLPLDVHMQVGNNVQLAQRLGLDIIGGLEINNPRSIAIYGELDTALSGDEFAARIAMALQREPLHIGDNAPALIKKVGWCSGGGQDYIELAVSQGCDAFISGEVSERTTHIARELGIHYFAAGHHATERYGVKALGEWLAKEQGFSVEFIDINNPV, encoded by the coding sequence ATGAATAATCTAAAATTAGAAGCCTTGTTAAATGATTTTTTATCGCCACAATTGATAAAAGATTATTGCCCTAACGGGTTACAAGTAGAAGGTAAAGCTGAGATCACTAAAGTCATCACTGGTGTTACTGCTTGTCAGGCATTGATTGATCGTGCAATTACAGAACATGCAGATGCTATTCTTGTTCACCATGGTTTCTTCTGGAAAGGCGAAGCGGCTGAAATTCGAGGTATGAAATATCGCCGCATTAAGGCACTGATTGAAAATGGAATTAATCTTTATGCCTATCATCTACCACTTGATGTTCATATGCAGGTGGGTAATAACGTTCAGTTAGCACAGCGGTTAGGATTAGATATTATTGGGGGATTAGAAATTAATAACCCGCGCTCGATTGCTATTTATGGTGAGCTTGATACCGCATTAAGTGGTGATGAATTTGCAGCACGTATTGCGATGGCATTGCAACGTGAGCCCTTACATATTGGTGACAATGCACCTGCGCTAATCAAAAAAGTCGGTTGGTGCTCTGGTGGTGGTCAAGACTATATTGAACTTGCAGTATCGCAAGGTTGTGATGCGTTTATTTCTGGTGAAGTGTCTGAACGAACAACCCATATTGCGCGAGAATTAGGTATTCATTATTTTGCTGCAGGGCACCATGCGACAGAACGTTATGGGGTTAAAGCTCTTGGTGAATGGCTAGCGAAAGAACAGGGTTTTAGTGTTGAATTTATTGATATCAATAACCCAGTGTAA
- the sucA gene encoding 2-oxoglutarate dehydrogenase E1 component: MQNSVMKAWLESSHLAGANATYIEDLYELYLSDPESVDTQWQEVFVNLPVVDEMVIEQPHSRVRDYFRRLAKETHFLSAVVNDPDVDAKQVKVLQLINAYRFRGHQNANLDPLELWQRDHVADLDPEFHSLTADDFNETFNVGSFAIGQETMKLSEIYAALKKTYCGSIGAEYMHITDTEEKRWIQQRLESVMGTGSFTADEQLCFLDELTAAEGLERYLGAKFPGAKRFSLEGGDALIPMMKELIRHAGSQGVREVVVGMAHRGRLNMLVNVLGKKPQDLFDEFAGKHGESWGTGDVKYHQGFSADFATPGGDVHLALAFNPSHLEIVNPVVVGSVRARQDRLGDDTGDKVLPITIHGDSAIAGQGVVAETFNMSQARGYSVGGTVRIVINNQVGFTTSNPQDTRSTEYCTDIAKMVQAPIFHVNADDPQAVAFVTRLAFDYRHEFKRDVVIDLVCYRRHGHNEADEPNATQPLMYQKIKKHPTPRKLYADYLTEIGAFGLDIATGLVNEYRDALDRGECVVKEWRPMKLHSVDWAPYLGHDWTVDWKSKVDEQRLQELGSRLCQYPASHQLHSRVQKIYNDRVAMFAGEKAFDWGMAENLAYATLVDDGHRIRITGQDSGRGTFFHRHAVLHNQEDASTYIPLTHIHNGQGPFEVIDSVLSEEAVLAFEYGYATAEPSGLTIWEAQFGDFANGAQVVVDQFISSGEQKWGRMCGLTMLLPHGYEGQGPEHSSARLERYLQLCAEQNMQVVVPSTPAQVYHMIRRQVVRPMRRPLIVMSPKSLLRHPLCTSTLDELANGTFLAAIGEVDDLPAQQVQRVVFCSGKVYYDLLEQRRKNEQTDVAIVRIEQLYPFPKEDVEATIADYKHVTDFVWCQEEPQNQGAWYSSQHNFYSALPAGSVLRYAGRPASASPAVGYMSVHLKQQKALVEDALTIEYQDHSNN, encoded by the coding sequence ATGCAGAATAGCGTTATGAAGGCATGGCTTGAGTCTTCACATTTAGCTGGCGCCAACGCAACTTATATAGAAGATCTTTACGAGTTGTATCTTAGCGATCCAGAATCAGTTGATACCCAATGGCAAGAGGTGTTTGTTAACTTACCTGTTGTTGATGAAATGGTTATTGAGCAGCCTCACTCTCGTGTACGTGATTACTTTAGACGTCTAGCAAAAGAAACACATTTTTTAAGTGCAGTTGTTAATGATCCTGATGTTGATGCTAAGCAAGTAAAAGTATTGCAGCTAATCAATGCCTATCGTTTTCGTGGTCATCAAAATGCCAATCTTGATCCATTAGAGTTATGGCAACGAGATCATGTTGCAGATCTCGATCCAGAATTTCACTCGCTAACCGCCGATGATTTCAATGAAACCTTTAATGTTGGTTCGTTTGCGATTGGTCAAGAGACCATGAAACTCAGTGAAATATATGCGGCACTTAAAAAGACCTATTGTGGGTCTATTGGTGCTGAATATATGCATATTACTGATACGGAAGAAAAACGTTGGATTCAGCAGCGACTTGAATCCGTAATGGGTACGGGCTCGTTTACTGCTGATGAACAATTATGCTTTCTTGATGAATTAACGGCAGCGGAAGGTCTTGAACGTTATTTAGGCGCAAAATTCCCAGGAGCAAAACGTTTTTCATTAGAGGGTGGTGATGCTCTTATTCCAATGATGAAAGAGCTGATTCGTCACGCGGGCTCACAAGGTGTACGTGAAGTTGTAGTGGGTATGGCTCACCGTGGTCGCTTAAATATGTTAGTTAACGTATTAGGGAAAAAGCCACAAGATTTGTTTGACGAATTCGCTGGTAAACATGGCGAGAGCTGGGGAACGGGGGATGTGAAATACCATCAAGGTTTCTCTGCTGATTTTGCAACACCTGGTGGTGATGTGCATCTTGCGCTTGCTTTTAATCCATCACACCTTGAAATTGTAAACCCCGTTGTTGTTGGTTCAGTGCGTGCTCGTCAAGATCGCCTTGGTGATGATACTGGCGATAAAGTGTTGCCTATTACCATTCATGGCGACTCCGCTATCGCTGGGCAAGGTGTTGTTGCTGAAACCTTTAATATGTCTCAAGCACGAGGTTATAGTGTTGGCGGTACGGTTCGTATTGTTATCAATAATCAAGTCGGTTTCACAACGTCAAATCCTCAAGATACTCGCTCAACAGAATACTGTACTGATATTGCTAAAATGGTACAGGCACCTATTTTCCACGTAAATGCTGATGATCCACAAGCGGTTGCGTTTGTGACTCGACTAGCATTTGATTATCGTCATGAGTTTAAGCGTGATGTTGTGATTGATTTGGTTTGTTATCGTCGTCATGGCCATAACGAAGCCGATGAACCCAATGCTACGCAGCCATTGATGTATCAAAAAATCAAAAAACATCCGACGCCCCGTAAATTATATGCCGATTATTTAACTGAAATTGGTGCATTTGGGTTAGATATTGCGACAGGCTTAGTGAATGAATACCGTGATGCATTAGATCGTGGTGAGTGTGTGGTTAAAGAGTGGCGACCAATGAAATTGCACTCGGTCGACTGGGCACCATATTTAGGTCACGATTGGACTGTTGACTGGAAGAGTAAAGTTGACGAGCAACGATTGCAGGAGCTAGGTAGTCGCTTATGTCAATATCCAGCCAGTCATCAATTACACAGTCGCGTTCAAAAAATTTATAACGATCGTGTCGCTATGTTTGCCGGTGAAAAAGCCTTTGATTGGGGCATGGCTGAAAATTTAGCGTATGCAACATTGGTTGATGATGGTCATCGTATTCGTATTACAGGTCAAGACTCTGGTCGCGGTACGTTTTTTCACCGACATGCGGTATTACATAACCAAGAAGATGCAAGTACCTATATTCCGTTAACTCATATTCATAATGGTCAAGGGCCATTTGAAGTGATTGATTCGGTGTTATCTGAAGAAGCGGTATTAGCGTTTGAATATGGTTATGCAACCGCTGAGCCTAGTGGGTTAACAATTTGGGAAGCGCAATTTGGTGATTTTGCCAATGGTGCTCAAGTTGTGGTTGACCAGTTTATTAGTTCAGGTGAGCAAAAATGGGGACGTATGTGTGGTTTAACCATGCTACTACCACATGGTTATGAAGGTCAGGGGCCGGAACACTCATCTGCACGTCTTGAACGTTATTTACAATTATGTGCTGAACAAAATATGCAAGTGGTTGTGCCGTCAACGCCAGCTCAAGTTTATCATATGATTCGACGCCAAGTTGTACGTCCAATGCGTCGCCCATTGATTGTGATGTCACCTAAGTCATTGTTACGTCATCCATTATGTACATCAACATTAGATGAATTAGCGAATGGTACTTTCTTAGCTGCCATTGGTGAAGTAGATGACTTGCCAGCGCAACAGGTACAACGAGTGGTATTTTGTTCTGGTAAAGTGTATTACGATTTATTAGAGCAGCGTCGTAAAAATGAGCAAACCGATGTTGCGATTGTACGTATTGAACAGTTGTATCCTTTCCCGAAGGAAGATGTTGAAGCGACTATTGCAGATTATAAGCATGTAACGGATTTCGTGTGGTGTCAGGAAGAACCTCAAAATCAAGGTGCGTGGTATTCTAGTCAACATAATTTCTATTCTGCTTTACCCGCTGGATCAGTGTTACGTTATGCTGGACGTCCAGCATCAGCATCACCTGCTGTAGGTTATATGTCAGTACATCTGAAACAACAAAAAGCGTTAGTTGAAGACGCATTAACTATTGAATATCAAGACCATTCTAATAATTAG
- the sdhA gene encoding succinate dehydrogenase flavoprotein subunit encodes MGIAIREFDAVVIGAGGAGMRAALQISEQGLKCALLSKVFPTRSHTVSAQGGITVALGNSHPDDWQWHMYDTVKGSDYIGDQNAIEYMCENGPKSVIELEKMGLPFSRFDDGSIYQRPFGGQSKEFGGEQAARTAAAADRTGHALLHTLYQQNIKHHTTIFSEWYALDLVKNSEGAILGCTALCMETGEVCYFKAKATILATGGAGRIYASTTNAHINTGDGVGMALRAGVPMQDMEMWQFHPTGIAGAGVLVTEGCRGEGGYLLNKDGERFMERYAPNAKDLAGRDVVARSMMVEIREGRGCDGPWGPHLKLKLDHLGKDVLESRLPGICELSRTFAHIDPVKEPIPVIPTCHYMMGGVPTQVSGQALKQNAAGVDEEIQGLFACGEIASVSVHGANRLGGNSLLDLVVFGRATGLHLGKTLLAQADATPSTEADIEASLARLNRWNNTQEGEDPVQIRKDLQACMQNNFSVFREGEAMAAGLEELKAIRERLQHARLDDTSTEFNTQRIECLELDNLMETAMATAIAANYRTESRGAHARFDFPDRDDANWLCHSIYNPETEAMTKRDVNMTPIHREAFPPKARVY; translated from the coding sequence GTGGGTATTGCTATTCGTGAATTTGATGCGGTTGTTATTGGTGCTGGTGGCGCTGGAATGCGTGCCGCACTACAAATATCAGAACAAGGCTTAAAATGTGCTTTGTTGTCAAAAGTATTTCCTACCCGCTCTCATACCGTATCTGCACAGGGAGGGATTACGGTTGCATTAGGTAATTCACATCCTGATGATTGGCAATGGCATATGTACGACACCGTTAAAGGTTCTGATTATATTGGTGATCAGAATGCGATTGAATATATGTGTGAAAATGGACCTAAGTCAGTGATTGAGCTTGAAAAAATGGGGCTACCATTCTCACGATTTGATGACGGCAGTATTTATCAGCGTCCATTTGGTGGTCAGTCAAAAGAATTTGGTGGTGAACAGGCAGCCCGTACAGCAGCAGCGGCAGATCGAACGGGTCATGCGTTATTACATACGCTTTATCAACAAAATATTAAACACCACACTACTATTTTTTCGGAGTGGTATGCCCTTGATCTCGTTAAAAATTCAGAGGGTGCTATTTTAGGTTGTACTGCACTATGTATGGAGACGGGAGAAGTATGCTATTTCAAAGCTAAAGCGACGATTTTAGCAACAGGTGGGGCTGGGCGTATTTATGCATCGACCACCAATGCCCATATTAATACGGGTGATGGTGTTGGTATGGCACTACGTGCTGGTGTACCGATGCAAGATATGGAAATGTGGCAATTCCATCCAACGGGTATTGCAGGTGCTGGTGTATTAGTTACCGAAGGTTGCCGTGGCGAAGGGGGCTATTTACTTAACAAAGATGGTGAACGCTTTATGGAGCGTTATGCACCCAATGCCAAAGATTTAGCCGGACGTGATGTTGTTGCTCGTTCGATGATGGTTGAAATTCGCGAAGGCCGTGGCTGTGATGGTCCATGGGGACCCCATTTGAAGTTAAAGCTCGATCATCTAGGGAAAGATGTTCTTGAATCGCGCTTACCGGGTATTTGTGAATTATCACGGACATTTGCCCATATTGATCCTGTTAAAGAGCCTATTCCAGTCATTCCAACCTGTCATTACATGATGGGGGGAGTACCAACGCAAGTCTCAGGCCAAGCATTGAAACAAAATGCGGCGGGTGTTGATGAAGAAATTCAAGGTTTGTTTGCCTGTGGTGAAATTGCATCAGTATCTGTACATGGTGCTAACCGTTTAGGCGGAAATTCCTTACTTGATTTAGTGGTCTTTGGGCGTGCGACAGGGTTGCATTTAGGTAAAACATTATTAGCTCAAGCTGATGCAACTCCTTCGACAGAAGCCGATATTGAAGCCTCTCTTGCACGGCTTAACCGCTGGAATAATACTCAAGAAGGTGAAGATCCGGTTCAAATCCGTAAAGACCTACAAGCGTGTATGCAAAATAACTTCTCGGTGTTTAGAGAAGGTGAGGCAATGGCTGCTGGACTGGAAGAGCTTAAAGCGATTAGAGAACGTTTGCAGCATGCTCGGCTAGATGATACTTCAACCGAGTTTAATACTCAGCGTATAGAGTGTTTAGAACTAGATAATTTGATGGAAACAGCAATGGCGACAGCAATTGCTGCTAATTATCGTACTGAAAGCCGTGGTGCTCATGCTCGATTTGATTTTCCTGATCGTGATGATGCAAATTGGTTATGCCACTCTATCTATAATCCAGAAACTGAAGCGATGACAAAGCGTGACGTTAATATGACACCCATTCATCGTGAAGCATTTCCACCTAAAGCACGTGTTTATTAA
- the sdhC gene encoding succinate dehydrogenase cytochrome b556 subunit produces the protein MKLSEQNVKVKKPRPVNLDLQTIRFPLTAIASILHRISGVITFVAIAILLWFLHLSLSSPDGFATAVSMTESWLVKFVLWGILTALFYHIVLGVRHLLMDMGYFEEMDTGLSSTKVSFVIVAILSVFAGVLVW, from the coding sequence ATGAAGCTGAGTGAGCAAAATGTGAAAGTAAAGAAGCCTAGACCCGTCAACCTCGACCTACAAACAATACGCTTTCCTTTAACAGCGATAGCGTCAATTCTACATCGAATATCCGGCGTAATTACGTTCGTCGCTATTGCCATTTTATTATGGTTCCTACACTTGTCCTTATCTTCTCCCGACGGTTTTGCTACTGCGGTCAGTATGACTGAAAGTTGGTTGGTGAAATTTGTATTATGGGGAATATTAACGGCGCTGTTTTATCACATTGTACTTGGTGTTCGTCATTTATTGATGGATATGGGGTATTTTGAAGAAATGGATACCGGCCTTTCTAGTACCAAAGTGAGTTTTGTCATTGTGGCAATATTATCTGTATTTGCGGGAGTATTAGTATGGTAA
- a CDS encoding DUF1853 family protein: MLQNHDINHQITADFHALLMTPNLVTYGDYSISDQWLQQFSKNAIIPTHVSYHGNARLGFYYQWLWQQLIIHHPDYSLIGEEIQLQWQHQTVGAIDFLVHNHNSNEIEHWEVAIKFYLSFQHQWPGPNANDNLDKKINRMRDHQLQLTTHPAFEPLDYSLPTQHRLIMQGRLFDAWPETQSGSSMIINPTSLKGHWCYCSQASALTLRALEKRQWIAPPSFSQLTTTLDTTNIMVPTQAVDNNNTVWFIVPNHWPRHNREQ, from the coding sequence ATGTTACAAAACCATGATATTAATCATCAAATAACGGCTGATTTTCATGCGTTATTAATGACACCTAATCTGGTTACCTATGGTGATTACAGTATCAGCGATCAATGGTTACAGCAATTTTCCAAAAATGCCATTATTCCGACTCATGTTAGTTATCATGGCAATGCTCGCTTAGGCTTTTATTATCAATGGTTATGGCAACAATTAATCATTCATCATCCTGATTACAGCCTTATTGGCGAGGAAATTCAGTTACAGTGGCAACATCAAACCGTTGGCGCTATTGATTTTTTAGTCCATAACCATAACAGTAATGAAATTGAACATTGGGAAGTCGCTATTAAATTTTATTTAAGCTTCCAACACCAATGGCCCGGCCCCAATGCTAATGACAATTTAGATAAAAAAATCAATCGAATGCGGGATCATCAACTCCAACTAACCACCCATCCAGCATTTGAGCCTCTCGATTATTCGCTACCAACACAGCATCGATTAATTATGCAAGGACGCTTATTTGATGCGTGGCCAGAGACTCAATCAGGCTCCTCTATGATAATAAACCCCACCAGCCTCAAAGGTCATTGGTGTTATTGTTCACAAGCATCAGCACTGACTTTACGCGCATTAGAAAAACGACAATGGATTGCGCCGCCCTCTTTTTCTCAATTAACAACAACACTTGACACCACGAATATAATGGTTCCGACTCAAGCAGTCGATAATAATAATACCGTTTGGTTTATTGTGCCAAATCATTGGCCTCGGCATAATCGCGAGCAATAA